GATACATTAATACTATTTACATAAAGCGGTTCCAGAACTTGTTGTTGGTGCCTTAATTTTAactaaattaattttcaaacctGATCCCTGTTTTAGTAGTATACATTATGCTTATTCATTGTCAAGTATTTGAAGTTTGCTGTGAAGGATGATTCGGTAATGCAATTATAACAGTCTCATGACATGTACTCAGTCAGGCACTTGGCTCACAATCGAGTTATGAGCCAAGTTACATTGTCTTATTAGAGCTTTAGTCTGGTGACCAGTGCATGATCGGGTATTACGTCTTTGAAACAGTTTCCTTTGGGTTAGTAATAATGTGCGTTTGTTGAGCTCAACAAACGATTATACGGATGTATACTACAGGCATGGCATTATCCCCTTTGCAATGATACCCAATTAATCACCAGTTTATgcgtgcgttcgattagcttccctgggtcgacaccGCGGtactcattcgggtgagcccctgaccgCGAAGAGTGTTATGTCACACtagccctctcgtggtgacgacatgcacctcgggcctgccccaagtgacccgttccacgaGCAGGGCACTGTAGCCTGGGTGAGCCACTGGAATGACGTCGAAGCTATTTGAACTAACCGGGGGCAGACCatgggaagctaatcgaacgcaccctatgtatcGGTCTATGACGTAACACCCTTCGCTGTCCAGTGATTGTGTTGACTTTTCGTCATGACCTTGGTTGTCTATTTAGGCTTTCTAAATTCCTAACCATCCAAGTCAATGGGCACATAAACTAGGCACATTTGATAGAATAGGATACTCATTAACAGTATTGTATACCACCAATACTATTATGACTGTAGTGAGATACAATGAAGTCACCATTACTTTATATAGCATGTACAGTTGTGATAACTACGGCAGTGATTATAGCTTTCACATACTCGACTTCCATTTTATCcacatctgcttttctgctaaAACATCGAATCTTGACTAGTccttttcataaaacaatatataCACCGACTCAAGAACAAGAAGCGACGAATGATTCTTTATAATATACAATATcataaattacaaaatgttcacattctGCGGTCCTTTCCCAATACTTTTCTCATACAACGTTGTAAGAATACTGCTTTACGGTTTATATGCAGACTCTCGGCCAAAGTCATTGTCTTTTTCCTGCGTTCGTTTTATCCAATGTGAAATCTTTCGAAAGAGAATAAATCAAACACTCGTTCACCAAACAATCCGCTTCCCTATCATGACAGTAGATCCTGGTCAACTGtaagggcgccctcttttgaaatatACGTGTTTGGGATGACTTTCACCCTCAGTTTCTTATACTTGAAACAAGTAAATTATTCATAGTCTCACCGGGTCTCCTCGGCGTACAAAATCTCACGAGGAGTCTGCGTCATTAACTTGATAAGTACTTCGGGGAGGGATCTGCATCGTTTCCACGGCAACATTACACAGTTCACTTAATAACTGTCTTATTGAGGCAGACTCAATCAAGAATCAGCATACCTTCTTCGTTGTAACCCTGGCACTCCTATAGGCCAGCGTTTGCTTTCCAAAACTGCTGACATAAACATCGAAGACGTACGTGGTACCCGGTGTTAGCCCGGTAACCGTTTCCGTGAGTACATCCCTCTCTGTATCAGGTCCACTAACAGGTCGGCAAATCACCTTTTCAGTTCTCTTTCTCATGTCTGGTTCGCGGCACTGCGTATTTCCCTCACGATTACTCTTCTTAGATCGCTTCTTCTGCCTATCTTCGCGTTTGTACAGGCAGTACTGCGATACCTCTTTCGTGCTAAGCCAAGCCAGAGTGATGGAATCACACTGTCGCAGATTTTCAAAGACTTTTATCCGTTTGTCAACAGGCAATTGGGGGAACGGGTATTTGTTTGGTCTCGTCGTGGCGAAGATTCTGAAGTGCGTAGACCCTCTGCGCAAACTCTTCACTTTGACCTGTATGTCGCCCGTTACTTCACGTACGCGGAAATCTTTCAGATCTCGGATGTTAGAACTTCTTATTTTGGTTCCATCTCGCCACAACTCAGCCGTGATGGATTCAGTGCAGGGTTGGACGGTGACCAGGACGTCCTTGACCGTCTCACCGACACTAAAGTTGAATGTTTTAACGGGAGACGACCGACGAACTGACGATGTCCGTAGGTTACCATCCTTGAGGGCAATGTGCTTTCTTGTGGCTGGCCCTGGTCTTGTAATGATGGAGGTCCCTGTGTAAGCAATACTCCTGTTATTGGTCTCGTCTACCGCGAAAAGGTCAAAGTAATAGCGCTGAGCCGGTTCCAAGTTGGTGAATGTGTGCAGTGTCTTCTTTCCTACACATTCCACAATGATATCATCTTCCTCCCCATTGTCTCTATCCCGACCTCCTTTATCTCGTTTACGATCTCGGCGATATTCATCTCTCTTGGTTTTCTCGTTCTCGAAGCCAAATCCTGTATTGGGAGGACGAGCTGGAGGAGCATCCCCATACAAACATGATTGCACACTGCACCATGTATGGTAATTacgtcttcccacttggtgtatctcaacatatgcataaaataacaaacctgtgaaaatttgagctcaattggtcgccaaagttgcgagataataatgaagaaaaaaacacccttgtcacacgaagttgtgtgcttttatagatggttgatttcgagacttcaaattctaaatctgaggtctcgaaaactatatgtcacttcagagagagccgtttctcacaatagtttttactaccaacctctccccattactcgttaccaaatttaataaggttttatgctaacaattattatgagtaattaccaaaagtgtccactgcctttaaagatcagGAATTCGCTTTCCTTTGATGTTCAACAACTCTGCGTTTGGGTTTGGGTGGAGTTGGCAGTGGTTGAGTAGGGTATTTAGGGGATGGGTTGAATTGGCAGAGGTTATGTACGGTGGGCAGGGGTAGGGTTGGGTGGGCAGGGGCTGGGTTGGGTGAGCAGAGGTAGGCTGTCCGGGTGTGCAGGGCTTGGGTTGGGGGCAGGGCCATGGGTTCGGGGCAGGGGTTATTATGCACGGTGGGCAGGGGTTATTATGTACGCTGGGCAGGGGATgggttttattatttatttattttattttaaatcttcggacataattctttgttggcaggggccgtccagggtaaggcaaacgttttaaaaactgtcatcaaagcgatgtgccctccccTCCCTCCTAGCCGCACTCAAACCTGTTAcgcatttgtattattttattcagcAGCCGTGAGATTTTAGGTGGTTACAAACAACAGTAACTTTTCACTGacttttctactttttttttttttttttttgcaagtcgccGGACACACaatgcctgaaggccacttcaaggtttgggctacaattttttttcccgtttcactgtactccttgggctgaaaccgGGTTATCCCTTTTACCGTTGAttcggatgtaggcttgggtattatcaatccaaagcctggccggtagaaaGCACGACCCgatccccaattttacgtagcaagtgtcacgaccgagattcgaacccacactctgctgatcaaacaacagagcttgaatccggtgctcttggTCGCTTGGCCATTACACGCCACAGTTGCAATATTTATAGTTTGTAGTTTATAAATAAGCCTACCTTTTAAACGCATACATTTTACTCTGGACTTCTTTAGTTGTAAATTGTTATATCACAAACTTACTAAGTTGAACTAATTTCAATCTCATTTTCCATTTTAGTCTGGTATATCAAAATCTCCCTCTAAATATCGGGTGCTTTTCAATTTCCCCCTGACTGGGCCCCATGaggaaataaagaaagaaagaaagtgcGAACTTGTGCCTTTGAGTGCTACAGTTTATTGATGGAGAGATATAAATCATTGTACCTGTTTGTAGAAGTTCTACCAGGCTTCTATGAATGTGGCTTTGTTAATAAGCTTTTAATGTAGGGAGTTTCTCGAATAACCTATGTGACCTTTATTCAGTGGAATTTTTTAGGGGTTTGTACCAGAAAAGTGTCCATACAATTAATAATGCATTCTTGAAGTCCATGTAAACAAAGCTAGTCATGGTAGGTGATGCTGGGCAACAAAACATAAATACACACAATACACACCGAACGATAAAGCAAAGGAGCAAccaaaataacataagaacaATACGGCAATCGCGGGAAGTTGGTTATGTGGACCCCTTAGATGGTTCGTGACGAGCATTCCAGATAGAGTAGAGAGGATGGCAATTTTACTTACCTCTCTTTTGAGGTCCTTTCTCGATGGAGAGACTTACTAGTTATGAATCTCCGTCCACACCGGATCATGTTGCAGGAAAAGAACGCTAGCCAGCGCTCTCTATGTACATTTGTTACAAGCGTACATACAGGTTGCAGTACAtacacatatacatgtagatcgaAACGTttgtggttgtgtgtgaccgcgcaacaccaatggtctttgACACCAAGACTAGTATTATGGCTATAAGCATGCTGTAACCAACCCACAGCAACTGGACGGTATCAATGGTTGATTCACTTGCATTACGATTGTCTGTGTCATCTTGAAAGTCTAACCGAATAGCAGTCAAGGAACGAATCCAATAATAAACTCTGTGATTCGTTTACAAATGCCTTAATAGTCTAGGCCCAGCATTTTTAAAATCGTGCTTGGTTTAGTACACCCCAGGAAGAGTCGGCTTTCGGTCATCAAACCGGtcttattgaaaacaaattaaatcacaGATCTCTTGCTTCAGCTGCTAAAAATCCTTCTCTTTTGCCGCCCATAAATTTTGGAGTAGTCTccccgcacccccccccccccccccaaacacccCACATCTCTGCGCTTTGCCGATTCACTTCTATTTCCAACAAGCATCTGAGGAATCACACCCGGTTCCCACAATGATTGTTTGGTTGtgtatgatttttgtttgcaaGTTGTTTCATCGTTTCCTTGTCTCTTTCTTCACCAACTGCTGtggtcttgatgaaatggcagtatataaacaaaattgtatgtaTGCATGTATGTTTGTTAAAATATCTATGTAAAAGATTTGTACAGCTTTGAAGGTATGAATTTATGTTTCTTAAATATCTTAATGTTTCATTAAGGTTCCTGTTTGATAGGTCGACTAGCTCTCCAAGCTAAAATGTACGGAGAGTGGTGGGTATGGCATCATGAATGTCAACTTATTTGGAAAGTGATTCACCTTATAAATGATGAGTGTAAAACCTCATAACCCTCATCTCAAATCAACCCAAACCACTAGCCTAGCCCTCAACCCAAACCCTATGCCCACCCACAACCCTAGCCATCTCCCCAAAACATAGCCATCAGcctaaaccctaaccccacCCCAAACCCTAGCCATCAGCCCAACCCTAGACCctacccaaaccctaaccccacccaaaaccctagccatcaccccaaccctaacccaaccccaAACCCTAGCCATCTGCCCAAACCATAGCCACATCCAAAACCCTAACCCCCACCAAAACCCTAGCCATCGGACCCAACCCTACCCCAACCACAAACCCTACCCCACCCCAAATCCTAGCCCTCAGCCCAAACCCCATACCCACACGCCAAACCCTAACCCCACCCAAACCCTAGCCATTACCCCAACCCTAGCCATCAACCCCAACCATACCCCAACCACAAACCCTACCCCACCCCAAACCCTAGCCCTCAGCCCAAACCCAAACCCCACCCTAAACCCTAGCCATCACCCCAAACCCTAGCCATCACCCCCAAACTCTAACCCCACCCAAACCCTAGCCCCACCAAAACCCTAGCCATCACCCCCAAACTCTAACCCCACCCCCAAACCCTAGCCCTCAGCCAAAACCCTATACCCACACGCCAAACCCTAACCCCACCCAAACCCTAGCCATTACCCCAACCCTAGCCATCAACCCCAACCATACCCCAACCACAAACCCTACCCCACCCCAAACCCTAGCCCTCAGCCCAAACCCAAACCCCACCCTAAACCCTAGCCATCACCCCAAACCCTAGCCATCACCCCCAAACTCTAACCCCACCCAAACCCTAGCCCCACCAAAACCCTAGCCATCACCCCCAAACTCTAACCCCACCCCAAACCCTAGCCCTCAGCCAAAACCCTATACCCACACGCCAAACCCTAACCCCACCCAAACCCTAGCCATTACCCCAACCCTAGCCATCAACCCCAACCATACCCCAACCACAAACCCTACCCCACCCCAAACCCTAGCCCTCAGCCCAAACCCAAACCCCACCCTAAACCCTAGCCATCACCCCAAACCCTAGCCATCACCCCCAAACTCTAACCCCACCCAAACCCTAGCCCCACCAAAACCCTAGCCATCACCCTAAAAACTAGCCATCAGCCCCAACCATCCCCCACCCCAAACCCTACTACCCCCACCCCAAACCCTACTACCCCCACCCCAAACCTTACCCCCACCTGAACACAAGGTAAGATAATACCCATTGGAATGATGGTCTTTGGTAAAACATGAATCCATCGCGAACGCGGCTTTACTGTCCCGGTCTATATACAGGTTACCGGTTTTTGGTAACTCGGCTGCTTGTACTAGTTCGTATTCACCATCTGCCCCTTTCACTATGTCCTACTTGCGTTCAACATAAAGACTAAACCGTAGTGTCGGAAATGAAAATCACAGTCATTTGCCCCTCATCAGAATGCACGCTTTGCAGCCAAAGAGCACAAGAGTGTCTGTATATACGAGGCAACTAATACTAAAATCTGCTACCTTGCTCTGAACATTAATTAGGTATAAATTATTATGTGTCTAGCGTTTAAAGTGTTATACTTATACTTATACTTTAAATGTGTTGCTCTTTATGAGTTTGATTATCAGCTTCAATGTTCATAAGATAGAATCATTACATTCGGAATTGagtttaatgttttaatgtatTGTGGATAACAAAGTTAAGTATGCCTTCAATGGAAACATTAAATACTATTAAGTACTTTTAATGCAAAATGTTTAAAcgtttaaacaatgttttacctTAAATGTCTTTATATATTTACATGTGTACGTTATGAATGGGAAAACagaaaattacacaaaaaaacTCGGTTTAGAACTGACTCATTTTTATACATCAAATCCTTGTCAATAATATTAacacaaaagcttttttttcaaaaaagtctctggacaaaattaaataattatttgaataattaattGAAGTTCTATGTGAAGCAAAGCCGGCTAAACTTTTGATCTTATTTCGATATCAAGGTATAACATTGACAGGATGTATGAGTCAACAAAAACCTGTCGGACCTCAACATTTCAATCGGTCGTCATTTTAAAATCTACTTCTTAAAAATGTACTTTGGATCAGTTTGAGTTTATTTACACAATGAAGAATGATACAAACACTAACAATGCTGGAACATAATGTTTAACGAAAAGATATCAGCGCGTtagaaaatatttgaactttttGTCAATAACTCAAAGGGTCAGAGCAACGTTTTGTTCCACTGGAGGTTTTAGAACTAATTCCGTAATTTGGTTTTGTTGTCACATGCTTTGTCTAGTAAAACCTTTATTTCCGTTTTAGGCAGTCCACAAGCTGACTTGTAGTGTGAACTTTAACCCTACCATGATTATATGTGGGAGGGGCACATTTTTAAACTTGGTTAGTTATTTTGTTGTAAGTAATTTTAGTATAAAAATTGACTGCcactaaaaaaaacacctgcaaAACACAGTCACTATATGGTTTATAGACATGGATTTGTACATGGAACAACTTTAATGTAATCCAATGTGATATTTAAAATGGGACAGAAATGATAAGTTTTTACATTGGAACTTCAACTCTGATCAAAATTGTTTCACATAATCTCCCTAAGATAAAGGTCATCATTGTCTAAAAGTCTAAAGCAAACTTTTGAAATTCTGATCTTATCACATTTACAACCAAAAATCGTACTAAAGTTGGCTTTTTTATTCTATAACAAGCCTGCCAAAAGACAAAATAACATGTCAATGTATTCTGCAGAATACTtaaaagtacattgtacataatacATGCATAATTATTAAAGCATATGTTACGTGTGATTACATCAGATATACCATTAATTACGTTCAACCATTATGTCCAACCCACGCTGTCCTAACCGTTACCTCCGACCCATTGTGTCCAACCAAGATGTCCGACCCAACACATTTATTATGCCCCGATAAATGTTGCACTtcatattcatttattttgttaactccAATTGTCCGACAGGTTTTGTCGGTACAATTTTCATGCACATATCAGCGATTTGAAGCACATCCCACCACGGATCAACCCTTGACAAGTAGGCATAGGCCGACAGCAAACTGCTGGCAAGAGGTAGCCGGGCAGAATTAGTTACAGTATCTTACAAAAACTATTATGAATCCATCTTTATCTTGAGGACATGGTACTGCCTCAAATCTGCAACGAAAACATTGAAGAAACAGTTCACCaaactgtgcccaatttcataaagctgttaaaagcagaaaatactgcttgactaACTTCTTTGCCtagcaaaaatttagtggggcaccagccacagcAAAGAAAACTTAACGTAATTTTGGCTgttaacctgtttttgctaatcaatacttttctgtgcttagcaggttgtTGTGCTTGaaggctttattaaattgggccccgtTTACTGACTTGTAAACCATCTCTAATTGCAGACTCAACGCATTGCGGTCAAACATAATGTTCTATCTCACCTCCCCAGATTGATCTTCACCATTTTAATTCaacgtttttaattttaatgtttgagtTTCTGTGAAAAGGTACAAGATATGCAAGTGGTTgagaaacaatattttgtttggcgATAACGAGGAGAAAGGCTTCCacctttaaaacatattttgtgtCAGACCTTGTACATAATTCAATGGGAGATTTGggaacgataggtggcagcagacttaccaggtaaattgtcattacttaggccgtgtccgaaacggcgacttcggctacagctacggctagatcgcgcgcgtctgcctattcttcaacactgacagacgcgctgatttagacgtagctgtagccgaagtcgtcgtttcggacacggccttacataGTATTGAGCCTGCGCACCTCgccgagaacaatggaattttaaacctggtaagtcttctgtcaccaagcgtcccaaatgTTCTCTATTGCTGGTTCGCGGTGTTGGTTCACAGTTAGCTGGTCCGCGGTTAGCTGGTTTGATATTAGCTGGTTTGCGGTTAGCTGGTTTGATATTAGCTGGTTCGCGGTTAGCTGGTTTGAGATTAGATGGTTCGCGGTTAGCTGGTTTGATATTAGCTGGTTCGCGGTTAGCTGGTTTGAGATTAGCTGGTTCGCGGTTAGCTGGTTTGAGATTAGCTGGTTCGCGGTTAGCTGGTTTGAGATTAGATGGTTCGCGGTTAGCTGGTTTGATATCAGCTGGTTCGCGGTTAGCTGGTTTGATATTAGCTGGTTCGCGGTAAGCTGGATTGAGGTTAACTGGCTCGCGGTTGGCACCCATttcacattttcaaaacaaactatAACATATAGAAAGACTAAGTTCCAAAGGTTTTTCTAAAGTTTTGGATGACATGATGGCTACGCCACACAGgtcaatacaaacaataataacaccCTCTGGTATCAGGATATCCAACAAACACCCAGTCAATTGAAGTCATATTATTCAAACATCAATGCATACTTAtaactttttcatttttaaaatttgcacactttttacattaaaaacaagGTGATTACGTTTacaaaatatactttttaaacatGCCAGGTTTAAGTTCGCAATTGAGATTCCGTAGGACTTAATCGTCTCTTTCATAAGGCGTTTAAaatccaacaacaacaaaaacaacaacaataataaaacaaaacaaacaacaacaacaacaacgaatcCGAATAGAACAAAATTACTGGCCACAAAAAGGATTGATTAACTGAAGTCGAAGTCTTGCAGGCCGCATTTCATAcacattttattataaattacgATCATTTTCAAAGaatacaaatttgaaatttacAAAAAGCCGTTTTAGACCGATGAAAAATGTATTGATGGTCTGGTTAAACAAAGGaaaatcacaaacaaacaaacgtcgGAATCATCTTTGGATACCtaaactaaaaaatataaatttttaaataacaataaagcaAAATTAATGAGGAGAACTTATACAAaaaagaataatgaatgaaTTTGACAAAACCATTGGGTGCTTCGAAAAAATATACACATTTACAAATTGTAAGTATAGTGCAAGTTAAGCAGTCAGCATAATGCACGATACATTAATACTATTTACATAAAGCGGTTCCAGAACTTGTTGTTGGTGCCTTAATTTTAactaaattaattttcaaacctGATCCCTGTTTTAGTAGTATACATTATGCTTATTCATTGTCAAGTATTTGAAGTTTGCTGTGAAGGATGATTCGGTAATGCAATTATAACAGTCTCATGACATGTACTCAGTCAGGCACTTGGCTCACAATCGAGTTATGAGCCAAGTTACATTGTCTTATTAGAGCTTTAGTCTGGTGACCAGTGCATGATCGGGTATGACGTCTTTGAAACAGTTTCCTTTGGGTTAGTAATAATGTGCGTTTGTTGAGCTCAACAAACGATTATACGGATGTATACTACAGGCATGGCATTATCCCCTTTGCAATGATACCCAATTAATCACCAGTTTATgcgtgcgttcgattagcttccctgggtcgacaccGCGGtactcattcgggtgagcccctgaccgCGAAGAGTGTTATGTCACACtagccctctcgtggtgacgacatgcacctcgggcctgccccaagtgacccgttccacgaGCAGGGCACTGTAGCCTGGGTGAGCCACTGGAATGACGTCGAAGCTATTTGAACTAACCGGGGGCAGACCatgggaagctaatcgaacgcaccctatgtatcGGTCTATGACGTAACACCCTTCGCTGTCCAGTGATTGTGTTGACTTTTCGTCATGACCTTGGTTGTCTATTTAGGCTTTCTAAATTCCTAACCATCCAAGTCAATGGGCACATAAACTAGGCACATTTGATAGAATAGGATACTCATTAACAGTATTGTATACCACCAATACTATTATGACTGTAGTGAGATACAATGAAGTCACCATTACTTTATATAGCATGTACAGTTGTGATAACTGCGGCAGTGATTATAGCTTTCACATACTCGACTTCCATTTTATCcacatctgcttttctgctaaAACATCGAATCTTGACTAGTccttttcataaaacaatatataCACCGACTCAAGAACAAGAAGCGACGAATGATTCTTTATAATATACAATATcataaattacaaaatgttcacattctGCGGTCCTTTCCCAATACTTTTCTCATACAACGTTGTAAGAATACTGCTTTACGGTTTATATGCAGACTCTCGGCCAAAGTCATTGTCTTTTTCCTGCGTTCGTTTTATCCAATGTGAAATCTTTCGAAAGAGAATAAATCAAACACTCGTTCACCAAACAATCCGCTTCCCTATCATGACAGTAGATCCTGGTCAACTGtaagggcgccctcttttgaaatatACGTGTTTGGGATGACTTTCACCCTCAGTTTCTTATACTTGAAACAAGTAAATTATTCATAGTCTCACCGGGTCTCCTCGGCGTACAAAATCTCACGAGGAGTCTGCGTCATTAACTTGATAAGTACTTCGGGGAGGGATCTGCATCGTTTCCACGGCAACATTACACAGTTCACTTAATAACTGTCTTATTGAGGCAGACTCTATCAAGAATCAGCATACCTTCTTCGTTGTAACCCTGGCACTCCTATAGGCCAGCGTTTGCTTTCCAAAACTGCTGACATAAACATCGAAGACGTACGTGGTACCCGGTGTTAGCCCGGTAACCGTTTCCGTGAGTACATCCCTCTCTGTATCAGGTCCACTAACAGGTCGGCAAATCACCTTTTCAGTTCTCTTTCTCATGTCTGGTTCGTGGCACTGCGTATTTCCCTCACGATTACTCTTCTTAGATCGCTTCTTCTGCCTATCTTCGCGTTTGTACAGGCAGTACTGCGATACCTCTTTCGTGCTAAGCCAAGCCAGAGTGATGGAATCACACTGTCGCAGATTTTCAAAGACTTTTATCCGTTTGTCAACAGGCAATTAGGGGAACGGGTATTTGTTTGGTCTCGTCGTGGCGAAG
This Asterias amurensis chromosome 21, ASM3211899v1 DNA region includes the following protein-coding sequences:
- the LOC139953361 gene encoding protein NDNF-like: MGANREPVNLNPAYREPANIKPANREPADIKPANREPSNLKPANREPANLKPANREPANLKPANREPANIKPANREPSNLKPANREPANIKPANRKPANIKPANRGPANCEPTPRTSNREHLGRLIHQVGRRNYHTWCSVQSCLYGDAPPARPPNTGFGFENEKTKRDEYRRDRKRDKGGRDRDNGEEDDIIVECVGKKTLHTFTNLEPAQRYYFDLFAVDETNNRSIAYTGTSIITRPGPATRKHIALKDGNLRTSSVRRSSPVKTFNFSVGETVKDVLVTVQPCTESITAELWRDGTKIRSSNIRDLKDFRVREVTGDIQVKVKSLRRGSTHFRIFATTRPNKYPFPQLPVDKRIKVFENLRQCDSITLAWLSTKEVSQYCLYKREDRQKKRSKKSNREGNTQCREPDMRKRTEKVICRPVSGPDTERDVLTETVTGLTPGTTYVFDVYVSSFGKQTLAYRSARVTTKKVC